The Alphaproteobacteria bacterium genome includes a window with the following:
- a CDS encoding anhydro-N-acetylmuramic acid kinase — MPAGEFLTAIGAISGTSMDGIDVALLRSDGTRVERSGKGGSYPYPAALRAELLEFLADPARAETDPLTELEARTTDAHVAAIQRFAAESNVDLATVDIVGMHGQTVWHRPEKRFTRQLADGARAAKALGRDVITRFRHADVAAGGEGAPFAPLYHRALAEPLAKPLMVLNLGGVGNVTYIDRDATIAFDTGPASALLDDFVRRRRNMPFDEGGKLAASGKVDTRVLAELMSNPFFAAKPPKSLDRNDFHARAKIVDLLGDADGAATLAAFTVEATAAAIEHVPAKPSRWLVTGGGRLNRFFMDGLAHRLGVPVEPVEAVGWNGDYLEAELFGFLAVRSLRGLSLSLPTTTGVPHPMTGGSLAKAA, encoded by the coding sequence ATGCCGGCAGGCGAGTTCCTAACCGCGATCGGGGCGATCAGCGGCACGTCGATGGACGGGATCGATGTGGCGCTTCTGCGCAGCGACGGAACGCGCGTGGAACGCAGCGGCAAGGGCGGTTCCTATCCCTATCCGGCGGCGTTGCGCGCGGAATTGCTGGAATTCCTCGCCGATCCGGCGCGCGCGGAAACCGATCCGCTGACCGAGCTTGAGGCGCGCACGACCGACGCGCATGTCGCGGCGATCCAGCGTTTCGCGGCCGAAAGCAATGTCGATCTCGCGACCGTCGATATCGTCGGCATGCACGGGCAAACGGTCTGGCATCGGCCGGAGAAGCGTTTCACCCGCCAATTGGCCGATGGTGCGCGCGCGGCGAAGGCGTTGGGCCGCGACGTCATCACGCGATTCCGCCATGCCGATGTGGCGGCGGGCGGCGAGGGGGCGCCTTTTGCACCCCTTTATCATCGTGCCTTGGCCGAACCGCTCGCCAAGCCGCTGATGGTCCTCAATCTCGGCGGGGTGGGCAACGTCACCTATATCGATCGCGACGCGACGATCGCGTTCGATACCGGCCCCGCCTCGGCGCTGCTCGACGATTTCGTCCGCCGCCGGCGCAACATGCCGTTCGACGAGGGCGGCAAACTCGCGGCCTCCGGCAAGGTCGATACGCGCGTGCTGGCGGAACTGATGTCCAATCCGTTCTTTGCGGCGAAACCGCCAAAATCGCTCGATCGCAACGATTTTCACGCGCGCGCGAAGATCGTCGATCTGCTGGGCGACGCGGATGGGGCCGCGACGCTCGCCGCGTTCACGGTCGAAGCGACCGCCGCCGCGATCGAACATGTGCCCGCCAAACCGTCCCGCTGGCTGGTGACCGGGGGCGGGCGCCTCAACCGCTTTTTCATGGATGGGCTCGCGCACCGCTTGGGTGTGCCGGTCGAGCCGGTCGAGGCGGTCGGGTGGAACGGCGATTATCTCGAAGCCGAATTGTTCGGCTTCCTCGCCGTGCGTTCGCTGCGCGGTCTGTCGCTCAGCCTGCCCACGACGACGGGTGTTCCACATCCGATGACCGGCGGATCGCTCGCCAAAGCCGCATGA
- a CDS encoding ABC transporter substrate-binding protein encodes MRKNWISALALAGAIAFANGASAQTIELAVDGSPAGLDPHIVTAFNSVQVVSGTIYESLTMIDKDLRTVPGLAESWQISADNLTYTFRLRGGVAFHDGKPAEAADVVASLKRVMSSAIASPLASRLASVADATAPDARTVVVTLKEPTAPLLTALASIAIVPRGFEADKDGLQRAPMGTGPFKFKEWQPNGFIALEKNAGYWDKAKPRVDGVKFNIVPESATRQVGLTSGQYQILPNIDAATALQLRGRPNVRLVDTLELAYTLIGMNVSKPPFDNPKVREALNYALNRPEIVQAALFGAGVPGGSLSPALKDWAVDVASFPCFRHDPAKAQALLREAGITAPIAITLLVLPRQDIRDIAQVVQQQLNRAGFRVELRIPEIGQFVQDWRNSNFDAFASTNAGSTDPDDYYYRTFRTGGSTNVFKYSNPELDTLLDTGRRETAMPARKAAYDRAQAILACQGPAATLTYGQLYTATRNNVQGFDIIANRSLMSLSNVVLGR; translated from the coding sequence ATGCGCAAGAACTGGATTAGCGCGCTCGCTTTGGCGGGGGCGATCGCGTTCGCGAACGGCGCGTCCGCGCAAACGATCGAATTGGCGGTCGACGGTTCGCCTGCCGGCCTCGATCCGCATATCGTCACCGCGTTCAACTCGGTGCAGGTCGTCAGCGGCACGATCTACGAATCGCTGACCATGATCGACAAGGATCTGCGCACGGTGCCGGGCCTCGCCGAATCCTGGCAGATCTCGGCCGACAACCTCACCTACACGTTCCGCCTGCGCGGCGGCGTCGCGTTCCACGACGGCAAGCCGGCCGAGGCCGCCGACGTGGTCGCGAGCCTCAAGCGCGTGATGTCGTCGGCGATCGCTTCGCCGCTCGCCTCGCGCCTCGCCTCGGTCGCCGACGCGACCGCGCCGGATGCGCGCACCGTGGTCGTGACGTTGAAGGAGCCGACCGCGCCGTTGCTGACGGCACTCGCCTCCATCGCCATCGTGCCGCGCGGCTTCGAAGCCGACAAGGACGGCTTGCAGCGCGCGCCGATGGGCACGGGTCCATTCAAGTTCAAGGAATGGCAGCCCAACGGCTTCATCGCGCTGGAGAAGAACGCGGGCTATTGGGACAAGGCCAAGCCGCGCGTCGACGGCGTGAAGTTCAACATCGTGCCGGAATCGGCGACGCGCCAAGTGGGCTTGACCAGCGGCCAGTACCAGATCCTGCCGAATATCGACGCGGCGACGGCGTTGCAGTTGCGCGGCCGCCCGAATGTGCGCTTGGTCGACACGCTCGAACTCGCCTACACGCTGATCGGCATGAACGTGTCGAAGCCGCCCTTCGACAATCCCAAGGTCCGCGAAGCGCTCAACTATGCGCTCAACCGTCCGGAAATCGTCCAGGCCGCGCTGTTCGGTGCCGGCGTGCCCGGCGGTTCGCTGTCGCCGGCCCTGAAGGATTGGGCGGTCGACGTCGCGAGCTTCCCGTGCTTCCGCCACGATCCCGCCAAGGCCCAAGCCTTGCTGCGCGAGGCGGGCATCACGGCGCCCATCGCGATCACGCTGCTGGTGCTGCCGCGCCAGGACATCCGCGATATTGCCCAGGTCGTGCAGCAGCAGCTGAATCGCGCGGGTTTCCGCGTCGAGCTGCGCATTCCGGAAATCGGCCAGTTCGTCCAGGATTGGCGCAACTCGAATTTCGACGCTTTCGCATCGACCAATGCGGGCTCGACCGATCCGGACGACTACTACTACCGCACCTTCCGCACGGGCGGTTCGACCAACGTGTTCAAGTATTCCAACCCGGAACTCGACACGCTGCTCGACACCGGCCGCCGCGAAACGGCGATGCCTGCGCGTAAAGCCGCCTATGACCGCGCGCAAGCGATCCTCGCTTGCCAAGGCCCGGCCGCGACGCTGACCTATGGTCAGCTCTACACGGCGACGCGCAACAACGTGCAAGGCTTCGACATCATCGCGAACCGTTCGCTGATGAGCCTGTCGAACGTCGTGCTCGGCCGCTAA
- a CDS encoding ABC transporter permease, which produces MSRNFLVTRIVDLAIVLIGVSMLTFLMIRLVPGDAVAIMLGANAEVTVERMNELRARLGLDQPIPVQYAQWLGNALRGDFGNSLWTGKPVVQEIAVHLPPTLQLAGLSLLLGAGLAVPLGVAMARLRGGWRETALQIASVVGLTVPSFWLGIMMILALTSLAPELQLLGYVPFTEDPAGNIARFLLPAIALALPILANLARLVRSAMLDALAQDYVRTARAKGVSERSVLFKHALRNALIPFVTSVGIMTGYLLGGAIVVEQVFAIPGLGRLILGAISERNYPLLQTAILLVTSGFVLVNFAVDLLYAIIDPRVRLEADQ; this is translated from the coding sequence ATGTCGCGGAACTTCCTCGTCACCCGCATCGTCGATCTCGCGATCGTTCTGATCGGCGTGTCGATGCTCACATTCTTGATGATCCGCCTCGTCCCCGGCGACGCCGTGGCGATCATGCTCGGCGCCAATGCCGAGGTGACGGTCGAGCGAATGAACGAGCTCCGCGCGCGCCTCGGCCTCGACCAGCCGATCCCCGTGCAATACGCGCAATGGCTCGGCAACGCATTGCGCGGCGATTTCGGCAATTCGCTGTGGACCGGCAAGCCGGTCGTGCAGGAAATCGCCGTCCATCTGCCGCCCACGCTACAACTCGCGGGTCTGAGTCTGTTACTGGGCGCTGGCCTTGCCGTGCCGTTGGGGGTGGCGATGGCGCGCTTGCGCGGCGGCTGGCGCGAGACAGCACTTCAAATCGCTTCGGTCGTCGGCTTGACCGTGCCGTCCTTCTGGCTCGGCATCATGATGATCCTGGCGCTGACGAGTTTGGCACCCGAGCTTCAATTGCTCGGCTATGTGCCCTTCACGGAAGATCCGGCGGGCAATATCGCGCGTTTTCTGCTGCCCGCCATCGCCCTCGCCCTGCCCATCCTCGCCAATCTCGCGCGCCTCGTGCGCTCGGCGATGCTCGACGCGCTGGCGCAGGATTACGTACGCACGGCGCGCGCCAAAGGCGTGTCGGAACGTTCGGTGTTATTCAAACACGCGCTGCGCAACGCGCTGATCCCGTTCGTCACCAGTGTGGGCATCATGACCGGCTATCTGCTGGGCGGGGCGATCGTCGTCGAGCAGGTCTTCGCGATCCCCGGTCTCGGCCGCCTGATCCTCGGTGCGATCTCCGAACGCAATTATCCGCTGCTGCAAACGGCGATCCTGCTGGTGACGTCCGGCTTCGTGCTGGTCAATTTCGCCGTCGATCTGCTCTACGCGATCATCGATCCGCGCGTGCGGCTGGAAGCCGATCAATGA
- a CDS encoding ABC transporter permease, producing the protein MNAQRNKLVTFAGGLTALLIAAALLAPLIAPYDPLAQNVIQRLKGPNGLHWLGTDQFGRDTLSRILYGMRASLAISGGAVGAALIVGGAIGLAAAFYRGWIERVLMRAMDVLFAFPVILLAIAIIAILGPGAITTAIAIAVVYTPIFARLLRGPALSIVESDYVLAARSIGASDIRIALLHVLPNLASVVLVQTSLLLSAAILVEASLSFLGLGTQPPTPSLGTMLSEGRNFLMLSAWNSVFAGLGILILSFALNLLGDALRDALDPRLRQAA; encoded by the coding sequence ATGAACGCGCAACGCAACAAACTCGTGACATTCGCGGGTGGGCTGACCGCGCTATTGATCGCCGCCGCGTTGCTGGCGCCATTGATCGCGCCCTACGATCCGCTGGCGCAGAACGTCATCCAGCGCCTGAAAGGGCCGAACGGATTGCACTGGCTCGGCACCGATCAATTCGGCCGCGACACGCTCTCGCGCATCCTTTACGGGATGCGCGCCTCGCTGGCGATTTCGGGCGGCGCCGTCGGGGCCGCGTTGATCGTCGGCGGCGCCATCGGTCTTGCCGCCGCCTTTTATCGCGGCTGGATCGAGCGCGTGCTGATGCGCGCGATGGACGTGCTGTTCGCCTTTCCCGTGATCCTGCTCGCCATCGCGATCATCGCCATTCTGGGGCCCGGGGCGATCACCACCGCCATCGCCATCGCGGTCGTCTACACGCCGATCTTCGCCCGGCTGCTGCGCGGGCCCGCTCTGTCGATCGTCGAAAGCGATTACGTGCTGGCCGCGCGCTCGATCGGCGCCTCGGATATCCGCATCGCGTTGCTGCATGTGTTGCCGAACCTCGCCAGCGTCGTGCTGGTGCAGACGAGCCTGCTGCTGTCGGCCGCGATTCTCGTCGAAGCCTCGCTCTCCTTCCTCGGCCTCGGCACACAGCCGCCCACGCCGTCGCTCGGCACGATGCTGTCCGAAGGGCGGAACTTCCTGATGCTGTCGGCGTGGAACTCGGTCTTCGCCGGGCTCGGCATTCTGATCCTATCCTTCGCGCTGAATCTGCTGGGCGACGCGTTGCGCGACGCGCTCGACCCGCGCTTGCGGCAGGCGGCATGA
- a CDS encoding GNAT family N-acetyltransferase produces MRLRPATPADFPALAEIVAKGYRDAFGAILSQAALAERTDAHFARRFAAETVPPVLAEDETGRPIGFHLTHGGTLHMLFVDTEVQSRGAGAALLADAERRGAVRLECFRDNRAAREFYEKRGWVHARDYTREFVGDVYAFVEYVRPAG; encoded by the coding sequence ATGAGATTGCGCCCCGCAACGCCAGCCGATTTCCCCGCTCTGGCCGAGATCGTCGCCAAAGGGTATCGCGACGCGTTTGGCGCGATCCTGTCGCAAGCCGCCCTCGCCGAGCGCACGGACGCGCATTTTGCGCGGCGTTTCGCGGCCGAGACCGTGCCGCCGGTTCTGGCGGAAGACGAGACGGGCCGGCCGATCGGCTTCCATCTGACCCATGGCGGCACGCTGCATATGCTGTTCGTCGATACGGAAGTCCAATCGCGCGGCGCGGGCGCGGCGCTGCTGGCCGATGCCGAGCGGCGCGGTGCGGTGCGCCTCGAATGTTTCCGCGACAACAGGGCCGCGCGCGAATTCTACGAAAAGCGCGGCTGGGTCCATGCGCGCGATTACACGCGCGAATTCGTCGGCGACGTCTATGCCTTCGTCGAATACGTCAGACCGGCCGGTTAA
- a CDS encoding GntR family transcriptional regulator, with protein MKRPFSKLTLDETSPTPLYLQLADAIRTRIADGNIKVGDALPSERELSQTTGISRVTVRKAIDALFREGLLSRRHGSGTYIAPRIEQSAALLAGFSADMASRGKAPGFTVLKHATGLPTPEEALALALGMGTKIVRLSRVRTADGEPLAVERACVPVQFLEGFAPAEGSLYSALEKRGFRPVRGLQRLQASLASPEEASLLGVPPGAAVLRIERRAFLADGTPVEFTRSAYRGDRYDFVAEARELKRAGS; from the coding sequence ATGAAGCGGCCCTTTTCGAAACTGACGCTGGACGAGACGAGCCCCACGCCGCTCTATCTCCAGCTCGCCGACGCGATCCGCACGCGCATCGCCGACGGCAATATCAAAGTCGGCGACGCGTTGCCGTCGGAACGCGAATTGAGCCAAACGACCGGCATTTCGCGCGTCACGGTGCGCAAGGCGATCGACGCGTTGTTCCGCGAAGGCTTGCTGTCGCGCCGCCACGGCTCGGGTACTTATATCGCGCCGCGCATCGAACAATCGGCGGCGTTGCTCGCCGGGTTCTCGGCCGATATGGCAAGCCGCGGCAAGGCGCCGGGCTTCACCGTGCTGAAGCACGCGACCGGCTTGCCCACGCCCGAAGAAGCGTTGGCTTTGGCGTTGGGCATGGGCACGAAGATCGTGCGCCTGTCGCGCGTGCGCACGGCCGACGGCGAACCGCTGGCGGTGGAGCGCGCTTGCGTGCCGGTGCAATTCCTCGAAGGCTTCGCGCCCGCCGAAGGCTCGCTCTACAGCGCGCTCGAAAAACGCGGCTTCCGGCCGGTGCGCGGATTGCAGCGTTTGCAGGCCTCGCTCGCCTCGCCGGAGGAAGCGTCGTTGCTGGGCGTGCCGCCGGGGGCCGCTGTGCTGCGCATCGAACGCCGCGCGTTCCTGGCCGACGGCACACCGGTCGAGTTCACGCGCTCGGCCTATCGTGGTGATCGCTACGATTTCGTCGCCGAAGCGCGCGAGTTGAAACGTGCCGGGTCTTAA
- a CDS encoding N-acetylmuramic acid 6-phosphate etherase: protein MTTENSNPRFVDLDAWPVADILEAMWEGQASAVAAVRAALPALARAVDAAASALGTKGRLVYAGAGTSGRIAVQDGAELPPTFDWPESRVVFAMAGGPRALTRSAEGAEDDDKAGAAAMRAARVGRGDVVIGVAASGTTPFTLAALREARKRGAVTIAVASNRNAPLLKAAAFPILAETGSEVIAGSTRMKAGTAQKIVLNLLSSAVMVRLGRIHRGLMVNMRPTNDKLRKRAAAMVAQLCDCSVAAARKALDAANGDVKTAVLLRSGASLSQARALLRKNGGNLRLALAAIGTPA, encoded by the coding sequence ATGACAACCGAAAATTCCAATCCGCGCTTCGTCGACCTCGACGCTTGGCCCGTCGCCGACATTCTGGAAGCGATGTGGGAAGGCCAGGCGAGTGCCGTGGCTGCCGTGCGCGCGGCATTGCCGGCCCTCGCGCGCGCGGTCGATGCGGCCGCATCGGCCTTGGGAACGAAGGGCCGGCTTGTCTATGCCGGGGCGGGCACGTCGGGCCGCATCGCGGTTCAGGACGGGGCGGAGTTGCCGCCGACTTTCGATTGGCCGGAAAGCCGCGTCGTGTTCGCGATGGCGGGCGGCCCGCGCGCGTTGACGCGCAGCGCCGAAGGCGCCGAAGACGACGATAAGGCCGGTGCGGCGGCGATGCGTGCGGCCCGCGTGGGGCGCGGCGACGTGGTGATCGGCGTGGCGGCGAGCGGCACGACGCCCTTCACGCTGGCGGCGCTGCGCGAAGCGCGCAAACGCGGCGCCGTGACCATCGCGGTGGCGTCCAACCGCAACGCGCCGCTGCTGAAGGCGGCGGCTTTTCCGATCCTGGCGGAGACGGGCAGCGAAGTGATCGCGGGCTCGACGCGTATGAAGGCGGGGACAGCGCAGAAGATCGTGCTCAATCTGCTGTCGAGCGCCGTCATGGTGCGCTTGGGCCGCATCCATCGCGGCTTGATGGTCAATATGCGCCCGACCAACGACAAGCTGCGCAAGCGCGCGGCGGCGATGGTGGCCCAGCTTTGCGATTGCTCGGTTGCGGCGGCGCGCAAAGCACTCGACGCGGCCAATGGCGACGTGAAGACCGCCGTGTTGCTGCGCTCGGGGGCGTCGTTGTCGCAAGCGCGCGCCTTGCTGCGCAAGAACGGCGGCAATCTGCGCCTGGCGCTGGCCGCAATCGGCACGCCCGCATGA
- a CDS encoding DMT family transporter — protein sequence MNIDARFFALAVFGIALLTGMDALAKALAGGYGTFQIVFFRYAVSLLLFAAAIPLLRPEWPRRERLGAHAARAVLTIVTGATFFYALGKLPFTEVFAIAYTGPIFVALFGALLLGEKVRWPTMAAIACGFAGVLVIAADGPAGGGDTQQYLALACAIASPVSYALGVVLLRSQTLHESVPTILIVQAAMITLGLAIVAGPSFTMPDGADLWAIAGIGALGAAGIYAFSAAIAKLQAAQVAAADYSGLIWAAMLGYVAFDETPRPAMWIGALLILAGSATMLLVKAKAAKKA from the coding sequence ATGAACATCGACGCCCGCTTCTTCGCGCTGGCCGTATTCGGCATCGCCTTGCTCACCGGCATGGATGCGCTCGCCAAAGCATTGGCCGGCGGTTACGGCACGTTCCAGATCGTGTTCTTCCGCTACGCCGTGTCGCTATTGCTATTCGCGGCGGCGATCCCGCTGCTGCGGCCCGAATGGCCGCGCCGCGAACGGCTCGGCGCGCATGCGGCGCGCGCAGTGCTGACGATCGTCACCGGCGCCACGTTCTTCTACGCGCTGGGCAAGCTGCCCTTCACCGAAGTCTTCGCCATCGCCTATACCGGGCCGATCTTCGTCGCGTTGTTCGGCGCGTTGCTGCTGGGCGAGAAAGTCCGCTGGCCGACGATGGCGGCGATCGCCTGCGGCTTCGCGGGCGTGCTGGTGATCGCGGCGGACGGCCCGGCGGGCGGCGGCGATACGCAGCAATATCTCGCCCTGGCTTGCGCCATCGCCTCGCCCGTCAGCTACGCGCTCGGCGTCGTTTTGCTGCGCTCGCAAACCTTGCACGAAAGCGTGCCGACGATCCTGATCGTCCAAGCGGCGATGATCACCCTCGGGTTGGCGATTGTCGCGGGGCCGAGCTTCACGATGCCCGACGGCGCCGATCTTTGGGCGATCGCCGGGATCGGCGCGTTGGGGGCGGCCGGCATCTACGCTTTCTCGGCGGCAATCGCGAAGCTGCAAGCAGCACAAGTCGCGGCGGCGGATTATTCAGGCCTGATCTGGGCCGCGATGCTCGGCTATGTCGCGTTCGACGAAACGCCGCGCCCGGCGATGTGGATCGGCGCGTTGCTGATCCTCGCGGGTTCCGCGACGATGCTGCTGGTCAAAGCGAAAGCCGCGAAGAAAGCCTAA
- a CDS encoding N-acetylglucosamine kinase has protein sequence MSDAIFLGVDGGGTGCRARFEDDAGTVLGQGIAGPATTRLGIEKLSAAIETAWRAAAEEAGLNDDDLARVRAGFGIAGYNRKGFPEALRALPHPFASVAYDTDAMAACLGAHDGADGAIVIVGTGSVGIGRVAGRDLRVGGYGFPISDEGSGADLGLQSVRVALRAHDGRHEPSALLRAVMARFGDDPIAAVEWMDKASATEYATFAPLVMRHADAGDPAARRIVQGAAEQIDGLVRALVAQGAPRVALLGGLASALEAWLSPDVRRRLTPPLKDAVSGAIRLARAN, from the coding sequence ATGAGCGACGCGATTTTCCTCGGCGTGGATGGCGGTGGTACAGGCTGCCGCGCGCGTTTCGAAGACGATGCCGGAACCGTGCTCGGCCAAGGTATCGCCGGCCCCGCGACGACGCGGCTGGGGATCGAGAAACTCTCGGCTGCGATCGAAACCGCGTGGCGCGCGGCGGCGGAAGAAGCGGGGTTGAACGACGACGATCTCGCCCGCGTGCGCGCGGGATTCGGGATTGCCGGCTATAACCGCAAAGGCTTTCCCGAGGCGTTGCGCGCCTTGCCGCATCCCTTCGCGTCAGTCGCCTACGATACCGATGCGATGGCCGCGTGTTTGGGCGCGCATGACGGGGCGGATGGCGCGATCGTCATCGTCGGAACGGGCTCGGTCGGGATCGGGCGCGTCGCCGGGCGCGATTTGCGCGTCGGCGGTTACGGCTTCCCGATTTCGGATGAAGGCAGCGGTGCCGATCTCGGTCTGCAGTCCGTGCGCGTGGCGTTGCGCGCCCATGATGGGCGCCACGAGCCCAGCGCGTTGCTGCGCGCGGTGATGGCGCGTTTCGGCGATGATCCGATCGCCGCCGTCGAATGGATGGACAAGGCAAGCGCCACCGAATACGCGACCTTTGCGCCGCTGGTGATGCGCCATGCCGATGCGGGCGATCCGGCCGCGCGCCGCATCGTGCAGGGGGCGGCCGAGCAGATCGACGGTCTGGTGCGCGCCCTTGTCGCGCAAGGGGCACCACGCGTCGCGTTGCTCGGCGGCTTGGCGAGCGCGCTGGAAGCCTGGCTTTCGCCCGATGTGCGCCGCCGTTTGACGCCGCCGTTGAAGGACGCGGTGTCGGGCGCCATTCGCCTCGCGCGCGCGAATTAG
- the murA gene encoding UDP-N-acetylglucosamine 1-carboxyvinyltransferase, giving the protein MDRLLIDGGRRLEGTVAIAGAKNAALPQIAASLLSPETLTLTNLPAVADVTNMLSVVGRHGVKIAAKGAHEATLDASAAEHVEAPYDVVRKMRATVLVLGPLVARFGKAHVSLPGGCAIGARPIDLHLKVLAQLGAQANVEGGMIVASAPSGLTGGRVLLPSPSVGATETAMMAATYAKGETEIVNAACEPEVVDLAACLMAMGAKIEGAGTHRISILGPTTWRAARHHTIPDRIEAGTYAIAAAITGGHLELTGARLEHLGAPAQILETAGVRIFPTDRGLMVTREGKISAIDVTTESYPGFPTDLQAQMMALMAIADGTSTIRETIFENRFMHVPELSRMGADITLRGSTAVVRGRPKLVGAPVMATDLRASVSLVLAGLAAEGRTTVNRVYHLDRGYEDLARKLVRCGAAIERVRD; this is encoded by the coding sequence ATGGACAGGCTGTTGATCGATGGCGGGCGGCGGCTAGAAGGCACCGTCGCGATCGCCGGAGCCAAGAACGCCGCCTTGCCGCAGATCGCGGCGTCGCTGTTGAGCCCCGAGACCTTGACGCTCACCAATCTGCCCGCCGTGGCGGATGTGACGAACATGCTGTCGGTCGTCGGCCGGCACGGCGTGAAGATCGCGGCGAAAGGCGCGCATGAGGCGACGCTCGACGCCAGCGCCGCCGAACATGTCGAAGCGCCCTACGACGTCGTGCGCAAAATGCGCGCGACCGTGCTGGTGCTGGGGCCGCTGGTCGCGCGCTTCGGCAAGGCGCATGTCTCGCTGCCCGGTGGCTGCGCGATCGGCGCACGGCCCATCGACCTGCATTTGAAAGTGCTGGCGCAACTCGGCGCGCAAGCCAATGTCGAGGGCGGCATGATCGTCGCGTCGGCCCCGTCGGGCCTGACGGGCGGGCGCGTGCTGCTGCCGTCGCCTTCGGTCGGCGCCACCGAAACCGCGATGATGGCCGCGACCTATGCGAAGGGCGAGACCGAGATCGTCAACGCGGCGTGCGAGCCGGAAGTCGTCGATCTCGCCGCGTGCCTTATGGCAATGGGTGCCAAGATCGAAGGGGCGGGCACGCATCGGATTTCGATCCTGGGGCCGACGACATGGCGCGCGGCGCGCCATCACACGATCCCGGATCGGATCGAAGCCGGCACCTATGCGATCGCCGCGGCGATCACCGGCGGGCATCTTGAACTCACGGGGGCACGCCTCGAACATCTCGGCGCGCCCGCCCAAATCCTCGAAACCGCGGGCGTACGTATCTTCCCGACCGATCGCGGATTGATGGTCACGCGCGAAGGCAAGATTTCGGCGATCGACGTGACGACGGAATCCTATCCCGGCTTCCCGACCGATCTGCAGGCACAGATGATGGCCTTGATGGCGATCGCCGACGGGACGTCGACGATCCGCGAAACGATTTTCGAAAACCGCTTCATGCATGTGCCCGAATTGTCGCGCATGGGGGCCGATATCACATTGCGCGGTTCGACCGCCGTGGTGCGCGGCCGGCCCAAGCTGGTCGGGGCGCCGGTGATGGCGACCGATCTTCGCGCGTCTGTCTCGCTCGTACTCGCGGGCCTCGCCGCCGAAGGGCGCACGACCGTCAATCGCGTCTACCATCTCGATCGCGGCTATGAGGATCTCGCGCGCAAGCTCGTGCGCTGCGGGGCCGCGATCGAACGCGTGCGGGATTGA
- a CDS encoding DUF502 domain-containing protein, with translation MIDPAPRAADASSLGRYLLIGILTVAPLAVTWIIVDFLFAQLSRLGKPWVVTIARGIAQDHPGAAQLLLDETFQSLVAVAAVLVGLWLLGWVASRVIGRRLIAIFERLIALIPFVDKVYHATQRFLTVAGGTQGGGERRVVLIEFPSRDMKVIGFVTKVMADAHSGVKLAAVYVPTAPNPTSGYVEIVPYENLVFVDLTFDEAMAFVVTGGSSAPDRIAYSKPPKNEGGAAPLRGP, from the coding sequence ATGATCGATCCAGCACCTCGCGCGGCCGACGCAAGCTCGCTCGGCCGTTATCTTCTTATCGGCATCCTGACCGTCGCGCCGCTGGCGGTGACTTGGATCATCGTCGATTTTCTGTTCGCGCAATTGTCGCGGCTCGGGAAACCGTGGGTCGTGACGATCGCGCGCGGCATCGCGCAGGATCATCCGGGGGCCGCGCAGTTGCTGCTGGACGAGACGTTCCAATCGCTCGTCGCGGTCGCGGCCGTGTTGGTCGGGCTTTGGCTGCTCGGCTGGGTGGCGAGCCGGGTTATTGGGCGGCGCTTGATCGCGATCTTCGAACGCCTGATCGCGCTCATTCCCTTCGTCGATAAGGTCTATCACGCGACGCAGCGATTTTTGACCGTCGCGGGCGGCACGCAAGGCGGCGGCGAGCGCCGGGTCGTGCTGATCGAATTCCCTTCGCGCGACATGAAGGTGATCGGCTTCGTCACCAAGGTCATGGCGGATGCGCATTCCGGCGTGAAACTTGCCGCCGTCTATGTGCCGACCGCGCCGAACCCGACCTCGGGTTATGTCGAAATCGTCCCGTATGAAAACCTCGTCTTCGTCGATTTGACGTTCGACGAGGCGATGGCCTTCGTCGTGACGGGCGGCTCCAGCGCGCCCGACCGGATCGCCTATAGCAAGCCGCCGAAAAACGAGGGTGGCGCCGCGCCTTTGCGGGGCCCTTGA